The following coding sequences lie in one Halorussus halophilus genomic window:
- a CDS encoding acyl-CoA thioesterase/bile acid-CoA:amino acid N-acyltransferase family protein, translating into MVLGRLPTSRTHSMHPTRRDLLGLLGTVGLSTLAGCSGTTTDPQISVPTNALTDEEIRVELDGLESEASVVVRASAQSQNQQSNAKTGGQWESRARFEVGDDGTLVVGEQPPVEGTYEDADPMGLFWSKRPADAKSDQQLPPEAIFAPGEESYEVTLTAEVDGESVAEATTARRLFDPEIEERAIDHGDLVGKLFLPPGSEPAPAILHLHGAGGKPHLATARLLASRGFATLALQYFGDPDPIPDTLSEVPVEYAETAVEWLQEQNRVAGQKLGVFGFSRGGALALLLASRNENLGAVVGWVPSGVVWEGLSYGRAPADTSAWSVGGEPVPFLELADADPGPPPAPSLPYYEPALSKASDDEIATAAIPVEDADASMYLVSVTDDQRWPSARLSERVVERLDANSYSHKYRHDSHEGAGHYMRYPYLPTAGTSRNQYNVYGGSQEANARANADAWHETLAFFDDALGE; encoded by the coding sequence ATGGTCCTCGGTCGGCTTCCAACTTCCCGCACACACTCGATGCATCCCACTCGACGCGACTTGCTGGGTCTGCTCGGTACTGTCGGTCTCTCGACGCTCGCAGGCTGTAGCGGGACGACGACCGACCCCCAAATTTCCGTCCCGACGAACGCGCTCACCGACGAGGAAATCCGCGTCGAACTCGACGGTCTCGAATCGGAAGCCTCGGTCGTCGTTCGGGCGTCGGCACAGTCGCAGAACCAGCAGTCGAACGCAAAAACTGGCGGCCAGTGGGAGTCCCGCGCCCGCTTCGAAGTCGGCGACGACGGAACGCTCGTCGTCGGCGAACAGCCCCCAGTCGAGGGCACCTACGAGGACGCCGACCCGATGGGGCTGTTTTGGTCGAAGCGACCGGCGGACGCGAAGTCGGACCAGCAACTCCCGCCGGAAGCCATCTTCGCCCCCGGCGAGGAGAGTTACGAGGTCACACTCACCGCCGAAGTCGATGGCGAGTCAGTCGCCGAAGCGACGACGGCGCGTAGACTGTTCGACCCTGAAATCGAGGAGCGAGCAATCGACCACGGAGACCTCGTCGGGAAGTTGTTTCTGCCGCCCGGTTCGGAACCCGCACCAGCAATCCTGCACCTCCACGGTGCTGGCGGGAAGCCACACCTGGCGACGGCGAGACTGCTGGCCTCGCGGGGGTTCGCCACGTTAGCGCTCCAGTACTTCGGCGACCCCGACCCGATTCCGGACACGCTGAGCGAGGTGCCGGTGGAGTACGCCGAAACGGCGGTGGAGTGGCTCCAGGAGCAGAATCGGGTCGCTGGTCAAAAGCTCGGCGTCTTCGGCTTCTCCAGAGGTGGCGCGCTCGCGCTTTTGCTCGCCAGTCGGAACGAGAATCTCGGCGCGGTCGTCGGGTGGGTCCCGAGCGGCGTCGTCTGGGAGGGGCTCAGCTACGGTCGCGCTCCGGCAGACACCTCCGCGTGGTCGGTCGGCGGCGAGCCAGTGCCGTTTCTGGAACTCGCAGACGCGGACCCCGGACCGCCACCCGCGCCGTCGCTCCCATACTACGAACCGGCACTCTCGAAGGCCAGCGACGACGAGATTGCGACTGCAGCTATTCCAGTCGAGGACGCCGACGCGTCGATGTATTTGGTGTCGGTCACTGACGACCAGCGGTGGCCATCGGCGAGGCTCTCGGAGCGAGTCGTCGAGCGACTGGATGCCAACAGCTACTCCCACAAGTACCGCCACGACAGCCACGAGGGCGCAGGCCACTACATGCGCTACCCCTACCTTCCGACCGCCGGAACCTCGAGGAATCAGTACAACGTCTACGGCGGCAGTCAGGAGGCGAACGCTCGCGCGAACGCCGACGCGTGGCACGAGACACTGGCTTTCTTCGACGACGCGCTCGGTGAGTGA
- a CDS encoding CaiB/BaiF CoA transferase family protein translates to MPDKILEDVKVLDLSTFVTGGFATLMLANQGAEVVKVERPDAGDDNRHSGPPFVDGESPYFWTVNYGKRSIELNLKADAGLDALYDLVEKADVFVQNYRPGTAERLGVDYETIRDLNDDIVYCAISAFGQTGPYSQRPGYDLLVQGMSGIMSVTGEPDRPPAKVGLPQTDLITGMWAGFGITSALYKRERTGEGEYIDLGMLDATLPWLTKQAGKVFAGETPTRMGTKDPVLAPYQTYETKDGHVNVACLNQKLWRTFTEAIDRPELAEDSRFETNADRVEHMDALETEIEAELTQKTTDEWMEILVEDAGIPAGPVWGVEDALHNEQTEARGVLTEIEEGDREIPVIEHPLNFAHAESGFDSAPPKLGEDNRDVFRELGYSEAEIERLAEEGVFGESE, encoded by the coding sequence ATGCCAGACAAAATCCTAGAGGACGTCAAGGTTCTCGACCTCTCGACGTTCGTCACTGGTGGGTTCGCCACGCTGATGCTCGCTAACCAGGGCGCAGAGGTTGTGAAGGTTGAGCGACCGGACGCGGGCGACGACAACCGTCACTCCGGACCGCCCTTCGTAGACGGCGAGTCCCCGTATTTCTGGACGGTCAACTACGGCAAGCGGAGTATCGAGTTGAACCTCAAAGCAGACGCCGGACTCGACGCACTCTACGACCTCGTGGAGAAGGCCGACGTGTTCGTCCAGAACTACCGGCCCGGCACCGCCGAGCGGTTGGGCGTCGATTACGAGACCATCCGGGACCTGAACGACGACATCGTCTACTGCGCCATCTCCGCGTTCGGTCAGACCGGACCCTACAGCCAGCGACCAGGCTACGACCTGCTCGTGCAGGGCATGAGCGGCATCATGAGCGTCACCGGCGAGCCAGACCGCCCACCAGCGAAGGTCGGTCTGCCCCAGACGGACCTCATCACGGGCATGTGGGCTGGATTCGGCATCACGAGCGCGCTCTACAAGCGCGAACGTACGGGAGAAGGTGAGTACATCGACCTCGGGATGCTCGACGCCACACTGCCGTGGCTCACGAAGCAGGCCGGGAAGGTGTTCGCCGGAGAGACGCCGACTCGGATGGGGACCAAAGACCCCGTGCTGGCACCGTACCAGACCTACGAGACCAAGGACGGCCACGTCAACGTCGCCTGTTTGAACCAGAAGCTCTGGCGGACGTTCACCGAGGCGATCGACCGCCCGGAACTCGCCGAGGATTCACGCTTCGAGACGAACGCCGACCGAGTAGAGCACATGGACGCCCTCGAAACGGAAATCGAAGCAGAACTGACTCAGAAGACCACCGACGAGTGGATGGAGATTCTCGTCGAGGACGCCGGTATCCCCGCAGGCCCCGTGTGGGGCGTCGAGGACGCGCTTCACAACGAGCAGACAGAAGCGCGCGGCGTCCTCACCGAAATCGAGGAGGGCGACCGAGAAATTCCCGTCATCGAACACCCCCTCAACTTCGCCCACGCAGAGAGCGGGTTCGACTCCGCACCGCCGAAACTCGGCGAGGACAACCGCGACGTGTTCCGAGAGTTGGGCTACTCCGAAGCCGAAATCGAGCGACTGGCCGAGGAAGGCGTGTTCGGCGAATCCGAGTAA
- a CDS encoding thiamine pyrophosphate-binding protein, producing MTHTNEALVSELEALGVEYVFGYPGGRVIELLDELPDSDIDVVRPRDEREGSVMAEMYGRLTQTPGVLAGQGPWIGSLGTIGQMEARLSSSPMVVLTEASERGDYSTLAPYQQSRGDYGGLDLPKILDGVTKEHWFPRSPTETIRSTQLAFKHATAGRPGPTAVILDGDAITEDMPEDPTPPVWEANEQVQNWDSGPTEEDTQTAADALANAERPVIIAGNGVHAAQAYDELQAVAEAYDAIVATSYLGKSTVPETHDLAAGVIGSFGHEGANQVVSEADALLVVGCRMNPMDTNWQAPSFIRPDEQTIIHADIDTRNAGWVYPADVGLIGDAKESLKALEEAGSGTNDWAQSRAAEARESFETEACESDDVPLKPQRAVKEIEGVVDEDTIVTADSGNNRFWLLNYLQTPAIRTYFGSGGVGGMGWATPAAVSAAITTDKDVIGVAGDGGFTMTMTSVEIAVEQGVAPTFVVLNDTSLGMVRQMQEEDGDIAGVEFHDTDFVKVAEGFGADGRRVTEPSELSGALQEAKASDVPTVIDVRIDREEDMAEQLQSSFYAEVGGLHE from the coding sequence ATGACACACACCAACGAAGCCCTCGTCTCCGAACTCGAAGCCCTCGGCGTCGAGTACGTCTTCGGCTACCCTGGCGGCCGAGTAATCGAACTGCTGGACGAACTTCCGGACTCCGACATCGACGTAGTTCGCCCCCGAGACGAGCGCGAGGGGAGCGTCATGGCCGAGATGTACGGCCGCCTCACCCAGACGCCGGGCGTGCTGGCCGGACAGGGGCCGTGGATTGGCAGCCTCGGTACCATCGGCCAGATGGAGGCCCGCCTGTCTTCCTCGCCGATGGTCGTCCTCACCGAAGCCAGCGAGCGCGGCGACTACTCGACGCTCGCGCCCTACCAGCAGTCCCGCGGCGACTACGGCGGTCTCGACCTCCCCAAGATTCTCGACGGCGTGACCAAAGAACACTGGTTCCCGCGCTCGCCCACCGAGACGATTCGCAGTACCCAACTTGCATTCAAGCACGCCACGGCGGGGAGACCCGGTCCCACGGCGGTCATCCTCGACGGTGACGCCATCACCGAGGACATGCCCGAGGACCCCACGCCGCCGGTCTGGGAGGCCAACGAGCAGGTCCAGAATTGGGACAGCGGCCCCACGGAGGAGGACACCCAAACCGCCGCAGACGCTCTGGCAAACGCCGAGCGGCCGGTCATCATCGCGGGTAACGGCGTTCACGCCGCGCAAGCGTACGACGAACTCCAAGCTGTCGCGGAAGCCTACGATGCAATCGTCGCCACCTCGTATCTCGGAAAGTCCACGGTTCCGGAGACGCACGACCTCGCGGCGGGCGTCATCGGCTCGTTCGGCCACGAAGGTGCGAATCAGGTCGTCAGCGAGGCCGACGCACTGCTCGTCGTCGGCTGTCGGATGAACCCGATGGACACCAACTGGCAGGCTCCGAGTTTCATCCGCCCGGACGAGCAGACCATCATCCACGCCGACATCGACACCCGCAACGCCGGGTGGGTCTACCCCGCCGACGTGGGGCTCATCGGCGACGCCAAGGAGAGTTTGAAGGCACTCGAAGAGGCCGGTAGCGGAACGAACGACTGGGCACAGTCGCGTGCCGCCGAGGCACGCGAGTCCTTCGAGACCGAGGCGTGCGAGAGCGACGACGTGCCACTCAAACCCCAGCGCGCCGTGAAGGAAATCGAGGGCGTCGTAGACGAGGACACCATCGTCACCGCCGACTCGGGCAACAACCGCTTCTGGCTGTTGAACTATCTCCAGACGCCTGCAATTCGGACCTACTTCGGCTCCGGTGGTGTGGGCGGCATGGGTTGGGCGACTCCCGCCGCAGTCTCGGCGGCCATCACCACAGACAAAGACGTCATCGGCGTCGCTGGCGACGGCGGGTTCACGATGACCATGACTAGCGTCGAAATCGCCGTCGAGCAAGGCGTCGCGCCCACCTTCGTCGTGCTGAACGACACGAGTCTCGGCATGGTCCGCCAGATGCAGGAGGAAGACGGCGACATCGCGGGCGTGGAGTTCCACGACACCGACTTCGTGAAAGTCGCGGAGGGCTTCGGAGCAGACGGACGGCGGGTTACTGAGCCGTCGGAATTGAGCGGGGCGCTTCAGGAGGCGAAAGCGTCGGACGTGCCGACGGTCATCGACGTTCGAATCGACCGCGAGGAAGACATGGCCGAGCAGTTACAGTCGTCGTTCTACGCGGAAGTCGGTGGACTGCACGAGTAG
- a CDS encoding NAD-dependent epimerase/dehydratase family protein, producing MTDTETVLVTGGTGFIGSYVAKDLVDHGHDVVAYDLSTDTDILEKLGVADDVEVVRGDLTDSTSVVRAVKESGATRIVHLAALLTSLARDNPRSAAEVNILGTNNVFEAARTLDDQVERVAWASSAAVYAPPTNYDNDWVDEEDLVYPDTLYGATKEYNEHQAKVYFEDYDLSHVGLRPTVAYGPYRETGGSAFLANIIEKPAVGESFSVEYGDQVIDWQHVEDIAQAFRKAAFAPEEDLSQRIYNVRGEVASIREAAETVEKIMPDADIEVSDEGELPWTQKLDMTDAQEDLGYDPAYDLENGFRKYIDVLREEAGLEALE from the coding sequence ATGACCGACACAGAAACCGTACTCGTCACGGGCGGCACCGGCTTCATCGGCTCCTACGTCGCGAAGGACCTCGTGGACCACGGCCACGACGTGGTGGCCTACGACCTCTCGACGGACACCGACATCCTCGAAAAGCTCGGCGTCGCTGACGACGTGGAAGTCGTTCGGGGCGACCTCACCGACTCGACGAGCGTCGTCCGCGCAGTGAAGGAGAGTGGCGCGACCCGAATCGTCCACCTCGCGGCGCTCCTCACGTCGCTCGCGCGTGACAACCCGCGCTCGGCGGCGGAAGTGAACATCTTGGGCACGAACAACGTCTTCGAGGCCGCGCGAACCTTGGACGATCAGGTCGAGCGCGTGGCGTGGGCGTCCAGCGCGGCCGTCTACGCGCCGCCGACGAACTACGATAACGACTGGGTAGACGAGGAAGACCTCGTCTACCCCGACACGCTCTACGGCGCGACCAAGGAGTACAACGAGCATCAGGCGAAAGTCTACTTCGAAGACTACGACCTGAGCCACGTCGGCCTGCGACCGACCGTCGCGTACGGTCCCTACCGCGAGACCGGCGGCTCTGCGTTCCTCGCGAACATCATCGAGAAACCCGCCGTCGGCGAGTCGTTCTCGGTGGAGTACGGCGACCAGGTCATCGACTGGCAGCACGTCGAGGACATCGCCCAAGCGTTCCGCAAGGCCGCCTTCGCGCCGGAAGAGGACCTGAGTCAGCGCATCTACAACGTTCGGGGAGAGGTGGCGTCGATTCGAGAGGCCGCAGAGACGGTCGAGAAAATCATGCCCGACGCCGACATCGAGGTCAGCGACGAGGGCGAACTGCCGTGGACCCAGAAGCTCGACATGACGGACGCGCAGGAAGACTTGGGTTACGACCCTGCCTACGACCTCGAAAACGGCTTCCGCAAGTACATCGACGTGCTTCGAGAAGAGGCAGGACTCGAAGCCTTGGAATAG
- a CDS encoding DUF5602 domain-containing protein, which translates to MTRPVTKSGETRRYDRRTALKTIGTGLFATGLSGTALAQDGFPPTARTDWGKPQRLGAGTAATFLTTGDEGRARYLGIWFTAEALEALPEDADEAPSHITTLPLPAVASSTPFEWVAVDWNPEGHIPEAVYDVPHFDFHFYFADQETVEQRVPPGECDADGDGTVDFDVPCAVQETGTKPLPQAQKPPGYVSTQETVPVMGDHWVDPNAPEFTGEPFTYTWIWGSFDGQLWFMEPMVSAAFLRELRGKVQADISMPAAFPEAGRYPTRYVVRYLRNQDAYAVVLRNFRQFDAS; encoded by the coding sequence ATGACACGACCAGTCACGAAGAGCGGGGAGACTCGGCGCTACGACAGACGAACTGCACTCAAGACGATTGGCACGGGACTGTTTGCAACGGGGCTGTCGGGAACGGCGCTCGCACAGGATGGATTTCCGCCCACTGCTCGCACCGACTGGGGTAAGCCCCAGCGACTCGGGGCGGGGACCGCAGCAACGTTTCTGACGACGGGCGACGAGGGGCGAGCACGCTACCTCGGTATCTGGTTCACCGCCGAGGCGCTCGAAGCACTTCCAGAAGATGCCGACGAAGCGCCGAGTCACATTACGACACTGCCGCTTCCAGCGGTGGCGAGTTCGACTCCGTTCGAGTGGGTCGCGGTCGATTGGAACCCAGAGGGCCACATCCCCGAAGCGGTCTACGACGTGCCACACTTCGACTTCCACTTCTACTTTGCCGACCAGGAGACTGTCGAGCAACGAGTCCCGCCGGGCGAGTGCGACGCCGACGGTGACGGAACGGTCGATTTCGACGTTCCCTGTGCGGTGCAGGAGACGGGAACGAAACCGCTACCGCAAGCACAGAAACCACCGGGGTACGTCTCGACCCAAGAGACGGTGCCCGTCATGGGCGACCACTGGGTGGACCCGAACGCGCCAGAGTTCACTGGTGAACCGTTCACCTACACGTGGATTTGGGGGTCGTTCGACGGACAACTGTGGTTCATGGAACCGATGGTGTCTGCGGCGTTCCTTCGAGAACTCCGGGGGAAGGTGCAGGCGGACATCTCGATGCCAGCCGCGTTCCCAGAGGCAGGTCGCTATCCGACGCGGTACGTGGTTCGATACCTTCGAAATCAAGACGCCTACGCCGTGGTGTTGCGGAATTTCCGACAGTTCGACGCGTCGTAG
- a CDS encoding class I SAM-dependent methyltransferase → MSEALYADRPDVYDALYATKEYDAEVEFVRSKFEEYADTGTTETGGTDHPRALVVGCGTGEHSKRLSEAGFEVTGVDKYPAMVEHARTKSDAEFRVGELPDLEVEGEYDFVWLPFTVLNHLSHDDVAPSLRTLADALADGGLLVFDQLTTDVEDSGPRLHSYPSEDGTYARLTHVHERGESEFQWDSLVFTPGGEFFVDTHRLYDHDPKFLSGVCEVLGLSLDVFGWYDGTDPEAGSETFVAVYDASNCRKFRNTTA, encoded by the coding sequence ATGAGCGAAGCACTCTACGCGGACCGTCCCGACGTGTACGACGCACTGTACGCGACCAAGGAATACGACGCGGAAGTCGAATTCGTCCGCTCGAAGTTCGAGGAGTACGCCGACACCGGAACCACAGAGACCGGCGGGACGGACCACCCGCGCGCCCTCGTCGTCGGTTGTGGCACCGGCGAACACAGTAAACGCCTCAGTGAGGCGGGGTTCGAGGTCACTGGCGTCGATAAGTATCCCGCGATGGTAGAACACGCTCGCACGAAGTCCGACGCCGAGTTTCGAGTCGGGGAACTTCCCGACCTCGAAGTCGAAGGAGAATACGACTTCGTCTGGTTGCCGTTCACCGTCCTCAACCACCTCTCGCACGACGACGTTGCGCCGAGTCTCCGGACGCTGGCAGACGCACTTGCCGACGGCGGCCTACTGGTCTTCGACCAACTGACGACGGACGTGGAAGACTCGGGACCACGGTTGCACAGCTATCCGTCCGAGGATGGAACGTACGCCCGTCTGACCCACGTTCACGAGCGCGGCGAGTCGGAGTTCCAGTGGGACTCGCTCGTCTTCACACCGGGCGGCGAGTTCTTCGTGGACACGCACAGACTCTACGACCACGACCCGAAATTTCTGTCGGGTGTCTGTGAGGTGTTGGGGCTATCGCTGGACGTGTTCGGCTGGTACGACGGAACTGACCCGGAAGCCGGTTCCGAGACCTTCGTCGCCGTCTACGACGCGTCGAACTGTCGGAAATTCCGCAACACCACGGCGTAG
- a CDS encoding cupin domain-containing protein — protein sequence MYAKTTLSELESRELDDAEADLRAVGYELRTQQMRPNVWEFETGEATNWHRQDEQEELHYVLAGEFVVAVGQDDDEESFEISEGDFLAVPPETWRQLEATESSTLLVVGAPNVKDDGIRADDE from the coding sequence ATGTACGCCAAGACGACACTCTCTGAACTTGAATCGCGCGAACTCGACGACGCGGAAGCGGACCTCAGAGCGGTCGGCTACGAACTCCGGACTCAGCAGATGCGCCCGAACGTCTGGGAGTTCGAGACGGGCGAGGCGACCAACTGGCACCGCCAAGACGAGCAGGAGGAACTGCACTACGTCCTCGCTGGCGAGTTCGTCGTGGCTGTCGGGCAGGACGACGACGAGGAATCCTTCGAAATCAGCGAGGGCGACTTTCTGGCCGTGCCGCCAGAGACGTGGCGACAACTGGAAGCGACCGAGTCTTCGACACTGTTGGTCGTCGGCGCGCCGAACGTGAAAGACGACGGGATTCGAGCGGACGACGAGTAA
- a CDS encoding DUF5518 domain-containing protein — MANINWRAVAVGIVTSIVIGLLGGAAIPFTSDTLPVIGQGLSGLVAGLAAGYVAGGDYGNGALNGAVATTLGAIVLGILFLVFGTLFAGIFGLGFALVYFIIVALYAIPGAIGGAIGSAIKGRRARPTEEPIA, encoded by the coding sequence ATGGCGAACATCAACTGGCGCGCGGTGGCCGTCGGAATCGTGACTAGCATCGTCATCGGACTGCTCGGCGGGGCGGCGATTCCGTTCACCAGCGACACCCTACCGGTAATCGGGCAAGGACTCTCCGGTCTCGTCGCTGGTCTCGCCGCGGGGTACGTCGCCGGGGGCGACTACGGGAACGGCGCGCTCAACGGCGCAGTGGCGACGACGCTCGGCGCAATCGTCCTCGGTATCCTCTTTCTCGTCTTCGGGACGTTGTTCGCGGGCATCTTCGGCCTCGGGTTCGCGCTCGTCTACTTCATCATCGTAGCCCTCTACGCCATTCCCGGTGCCATCGGCGGTGCAATCGGGAGTGCCATCAAAGGGCGTCGGGCGAGACCGACCGAAGAACCGATTGCGTAG
- a CDS encoding DUF7575 domain-containing protein, translating to MELNHGRRTTAVFLSILYPGLGHAYVRSWRRALCWYLGGFGLLLVASPELLAAVFGTQGVEALLEASRQIPVETLVAVVISVRVLGTADVWLLLTRRARSDGRAHCESCARESDPDIDFCPWCLDAAEGQ from the coding sequence ATGGAACTGAACCACGGTCGGCGGACGACTGCCGTCTTCCTGTCGATACTCTACCCCGGCCTCGGACACGCCTACGTCCGGTCGTGGCGACGGGCACTGTGCTGGTATCTCGGTGGATTCGGCCTCCTACTGGTCGCTTCTCCAGAGCTACTCGCGGCGGTGTTCGGAACTCAGGGCGTCGAGGCATTGCTCGAAGCGTCTCGACAGATTCCAGTCGAGACGCTCGTCGCCGTCGTCATCAGCGTTCGCGTCCTCGGGACTGCAGACGTGTGGCTACTGCTCACGCGGCGAGCGCGAAGCGACGGGAGAGCTCACTGCGAGTCGTGCGCGCGAGAGAGCGACCCGGATATCGACTTCTGTCCGTGGTGTCTCGACGCGGCCGAGGGGCAGTAA
- a CDS encoding HD domain-containing protein, producing the protein MTDDSDFHEQVRDAFPEIADIESESLREQVTEAWVLGLERGGWRDVFDIPYAWNIHEVTNVEHVRGVTRIAVKSAEEQREFHGADPDLDVIRAACLLHDVGKCYEYVDHVDDETLREPDPTYATEEIPHSLSGYALAHEVGCPLAVQRAIPHFLGEVPKRTLEAELVKSANSASSNAITQSAMGITLQEWVETYSQTQ; encoded by the coding sequence ATGACAGACGACAGCGACTTCCACGAGCAGGTCCGCGATGCCTTCCCCGAAATCGCAGACATCGAGAGCGAGTCTCTCCGCGAGCAGGTCACCGAGGCGTGGGTCCTCGGCCTCGAACGCGGCGGGTGGCGAGACGTGTTCGACATCCCCTACGCGTGGAACATCCACGAGGTCACGAACGTCGAACACGTTCGCGGGGTCACGCGCATCGCGGTGAAGTCCGCCGAGGAACAGCGCGAGTTCCACGGCGCGGACCCCGACCTCGACGTGATTCGGGCCGCGTGCCTGCTCCACGACGTGGGCAAGTGCTACGAGTACGTGGACCACGTAGACGACGAGACGTTGCGCGAACCGGACCCGACCTACGCCACCGAGGAAATTCCCCACTCGCTCTCGGGCTACGCGCTGGCACACGAAGTCGGCTGTCCGCTCGCCGTCCAGCGGGCGATTCCGCACTTCCTCGGTGAGGTGCCCAAGCGCACGCTCGAAGCGGAACTCGTCAAGAGCGCGAACTCCGCGAGTTCGAACGCCATCACCCAATCCGCGATGGGCATCACGCTACAGGAGTGGGTCGAGACGTACAGCCAGACCCAGTAG
- a CDS encoding sulfite oxidase: MATEQPRESRHEEIAAICERKAGGVSETRDEADKYTVVGAARRGTYANWLTPIEEHFVCHRNDIPDIDADAWAVSLRGDVDADSNTDLTMAEIRDDYPTVAVAHTMECAGNGRGQHRPETGSVQWGYEAAGTAFWTGTPVSSILREQGVKSPAGKWLTAIGGDPSDGDDVFARSIPLSKALDDCILAYEMNGEPLPEEHGFPVRLIVPGWYGVNNVKWVEELRVTDSMVTEGSLDRPGEHAYWQQVSYRLHPEGVEPDALETIDTFDTWEQLEGAVEHPYTFDVNVMSLVGAPDGESPVTPKSDGTVEVRGVAWAGDDAVEKIEISADGGESWANGELFGPEYTGAWRLFRYDWEPDVGTHRLLSRATDELGRRQPASISEPEAWREALPNDEFPWNEGGFAANAYEPNGVEVEVEKN, encoded by the coding sequence ATGGCCACTGAACAGCCGCGAGAGAGTCGTCACGAGGAAATCGCCGCGATATGCGAGCGAAAAGCGGGCGGGGTGAGCGAGACGCGAGACGAGGCAGACAAGTACACCGTCGTCGGTGCCGCCCGGCGAGGCACCTACGCGAACTGGCTGACGCCAATCGAGGAACACTTCGTCTGCCACCGGAACGACATCCCGGACATCGACGCCGACGCGTGGGCGGTCTCACTCAGAGGCGACGTAGACGCAGACTCGAACACGGACCTCACGATGGCGGAAATCAGGGACGACTATCCGACGGTTGCAGTCGCACACACCATGGAGTGTGCGGGCAATGGCCGCGGTCAGCATCGGCCCGAAACGGGGAGCGTCCAGTGGGGCTACGAGGCCGCTGGCACCGCCTTCTGGACCGGCACGCCGGTCAGTTCGATTCTCCGTGAACAGGGTGTGAAGTCGCCCGCGGGGAAGTGGCTCACCGCTATCGGCGGAGACCCCTCGGACGGCGACGACGTGTTCGCGCGGTCGATTCCGCTCTCGAAGGCGCTCGACGACTGCATTTTGGCGTACGAGATGAACGGCGAACCGCTTCCTGAAGAGCATGGTTTTCCGGTTCGCCTCATCGTCCCCGGTTGGTACGGCGTGAACAACGTCAAGTGGGTCGAGGAGTTGCGAGTCACGGACTCGATGGTCACCGAAGGGTCGCTGGACAGACCGGGCGAACACGCCTACTGGCAACAGGTCTCCTACCGACTCCACCCCGAAGGTGTCGAACCCGACGCGTTGGAAACCATCGACACGTTCGACACCTGGGAGCAACTCGAAGGCGCGGTCGAACACCCATACACGTTCGACGTGAACGTGATGTCGCTCGTCGGCGCGCCCGACGGCGAATCGCCCGTGACGCCGAAATCGGACGGCACGGTCGAAGTTCGCGGCGTCGCGTGGGCGGGTGACGACGCTGTCGAGAAGATAGAAATTTCGGCCGACGGCGGCGAGAGTTGGGCCAACGGGGAACTGTTCGGTCCCGAATATACCGGTGCGTGGCGACTGTTCCGGTACGACTGGGAACCAGACGTGGGAACTCACAGGTTGCTATCGCGGGCAACCGACGAACTGGGAAGGCGACAGCCAGCGAGCATTTCGGAACCGGAAGCGTGGCGCGAGGCACTCCCCAACGACGAGTTCCCGTGGAACGAGGGCGGGTTCGCGGCGAACGCCTACGAACCGAACGGTGTGGAAGTCGAAGTAGAGAAGAACTAA